A window of Adhaeribacter arboris genomic DNA:
GTTGTTTACCTAATTCCACGCCCCACTGATCAAAACTAAATATATTCCAGATAACGCCTTGCACAAATATTTTATGCTCGTACATAGCAATTAAACTACCCAGCGTACGTGGATCAAGTATCTTAAATAAGATAGAATTTGTTGGTTTATTGCCTGAAAATACCTTTACCGGTGCTAATTCTTTTATTTCATCCTCATTTAAGCCTTCATTTTTTAACTCTTCTATTACTTCCTGCAAGGTTTTGCCATTCATTAAGGCCTCTGTTTGCGCAAAGAAGTTAGATAACAATTTCACGTGATGATCGCCGGTAGGATTGTGGCTAATAGCCGGAGCTAAAAAATCGCAGGGAATAATTTGGGTGCCTTGGTGAATAAGTTGATAAAAAGCATGTTGCCCGTTTGTACCAGGTTCTCCCCAGATAACCGGTCCGGTTTGGTAAGTTACCCGGTCGCCATTACGGTCAACGGACTTACCATTGCTTTCCATGTTTCCCTGCTGAAAATAGGCCGGAAAGCGGTGCATGTATTGATCGTAAGGTAAAATTGCTTCGGTTTGAGCCCCAAAAAAGTTAATATACCAAATGCTAATTAAGGCTAGCAGTACCGGAATGTTTTTCTCAAAATGCGTCATCCGGAAATGCTTGTCCATGGTGTGGGCACCTTCCAGTAATTGAATGTAATTTTCGTAACCAATGGCACAGGCAATAGATAAACCAATAGACGACCAAAGCGAGTAACGTCCTCCTACCCAATCCCAGAAAACAAACATATTTTCTTCGGCTATCCCAAACTCTTTAACGGCTTTCAGGTTAGTAGAAATAGCCACAAAATGTTTGGCTACTTCAGCGGCACTAGGCGCATGCTCTAAAAACCAGCTTTTAGCAGTTTCGGCATTCGTCATCGTTTCTTGAGTGGTAAAGGTTTTAGAAGCAATCATGAATAGGGTAGTTTCCGAGTCTACTTGCTTCAGTGTTTCCACTATGTGCGTTCCATCTATGTTCGAGACAAAATGCACTTGCAAATGGGGCTTCTGATAAGGCTTAAGTGCTTCTGTTACCATGTAAGGACCTAAATCAGAACCGCCAATACCAATGTTTACTATATGCGTAATGGGTTTACCCGTGTAACCTAACCACTGACCGGAGATTACTTTATCTGAAAAGATTTTTATTTGCTCCAGTACATGATTTATTTCGGGCATTACATCTTCGCCATCTTCGTAAATCGGCTCGTTCGAACGGTTACGCAAAGCGATGTGCAGTACCGCGCGGTTCTCGCGCAGATTTATTTTATCGCCGCTAAACATTTGCTCAATAGCATCTTTTAACTGTGCCTCGTTGGCTAACTCCAATAACGTTTCTAATGTCTGATCATTGATAATATTTTTTGAAAAATCAAATAATATTTCTTCAAATTGTAACGAGAATTTAGAAAAACGACTGGGATCTACGGCAAACATATCTATCATGTGATTATCTTTCATGATAGTGTAGTGCTGCTCTAGTTTTCTCCAAGCATTAGTGGTAACCGGATTAATGTTCTGTAGCATAACGTTTATAGTTTGACCTTGGGCGAAATTAATAACATTCGCTAAAAGAAAGGTTAGGAAAAATTAAAATATTAGTATTTATTATTTAATTTCTGTTAAAAGATAAGATTTCTGAAGCAAGCGAGCGTACATGGCAGAACATAACCGTACCGGCGAAACCGGCGAAAAAATGGCCGCTACTTATTTAATAGAACAAGGCTTTACTATTTTGGCTCAAAATTATCGTTACCGACGGGCCGAAATTGATATTATTGCTCAAAAAGCAACCCTGTTACTATTTGTGGAAGTTAAAACGCGTACGAGCAACCACCATGGTTTCCCGGAAGAAGCTATCACCCAAAAGAAAATAGATTTGTTTTTATTGGCTGCCGAAGAATTTATTCACCAACTAAACTGGCAATACGAGATTCGGTTTGATATTATTGCTATCAGTGGCTGCCCGCCCGCACCTTTTCAAATTCATCATATTGAGGATGCATTTCATTAGTCGATAGTCATTAGACCATAGACCACAGTCCACAGACTATCAGGTAAATAGAAATCTTAAAACTGGCAACTTACAAATAAGAATTAATCTAATAACTTTCTAACTATTAACTAAAAACTATCAACTGTGGACCGTGGTCTATGGTCTATCGACTAACCTACATTTTCGGCCGTTTATCGAACTTGCCTTTTTCGTAGATAACAGTGCCGTGCCGATCGTATTCTTTAATTACATACGCTTCAAATGGCTCATCATCGGCTGACTCGGGATACTGGTATTCAAAATGTTTCCGGTTCCGGAAATCATAAAATTCTATCCAAATGCCTACTTTTTTGCCTTTCTCGTACTGACCTTCCCAAGCTAATAAGCCATTTTGGTGAAACATTACGTAATCGCCTTCCACCTTATTATTTACGTAAGGAATTACTTCCTTCATTTTCTTCTGGCCGGCATCGTAGTAATTAATAACGGCATCGCGCGGAAAACCTTTCTCGAAATGCGATTTACTTAGCAGAATACCATCTTTGTTGTACGACTCCCAACGCAAATGCCGGGTACCAATGTAAAAATAACCTTCGGCTACTACCTTCCCTCCTACCATTTTCTTGTAAGGTCCATGCACAATACGGGCTCTTTTTGGGTCGATGGTACGCGCTTTGAAAATGCGGTGACGTTTGGTATCGTAATAGTATTTGGCTGGAGCGTATACACTTGGTTCGATATACTCCTTCAGATACGAAAACTTTTCTACCGTCGCTCTATTTCCTTTACCGGATTTTACATATCCTCTGCGAACAGGATAACCCAGAAATTCATTTTTTTTCCGTTTGTGTTTCTTGCGCTTTTTGGTGCCTAGTTGTACTGTATCCGGAACAGGAGTAGTAGCCAAGGAAGGGCTAGTCGTATCAATAGCCGCGGTAGTTACTGGTTCCATTATTTTTCTTTTAAATAAACCAGTTTTAGGAGCTGCTAAAGGTGCCGTTTCGGCATCTACGTTATAATTGCGTTTGCTGCAACTAGTAGTTTCTATTATTAAAAACAGACCTACTAATCCCAGACATAATTTAAATCGGCGCATTAGTAAATAGCTAGATAAAGAAGACTTCTCCATCAGAAAACAATAATCACAAATTTTAAACCCATATTACTTTGGAGGAAAGACCGCATTAACTTAAACAGAATTTCTTTTTTAACGATTCTAACATTTAATTTCTTATCCGCCAACACTTAAATTCTATTCGTATCGTATAGTAGATAAGGCATTATTTACTAAAACAAATTGTACCTGTTCTCCTTTATAATTATTTAATTTCTCAGTAAAGAACTTTTATTTCCTTGTAAATTACTAAATATCCGAAATGTAATTATTTTATCCAGCCTAATTGATAGATTAATATTCCGTTAAAACAGATTAAATTATTCTAAATGCATGTAACTTTGTCGTGTTAACTACTGTTATTGTGAGTCCGTTCCGCAAAATTACCGTTTACTTTATGCTCCTGCTCTTCTGCCGGATCATGATCCCCGACGAGTTAATTCTGGCCTTGCACGCGCATCAGCATACTATTCATAAGCAAACCGCTAAAACCAACGCGGTAAAACTAGAGCAAAAACATACGCATTGCCCTACGGAGCATTTATTTAACACTTCTTTTTATTTCACCCAAACTCCTTTGCGGGTGCAAATAGTTTCCTTACCCATAACTTACCGGGTAGCATTTGCTTCTGTATGGAAGTTTACCTTCCCCAATACACAGCCCCATCGCGGTCCGCCGGTAGCTTAATTTATCTATTTTGCCTTCTTCGCGCCTGCTATCTTTTAATAGCAGTTTCATTCATTGATAAGATAAATTATGTCCAATTCATTTGCCGGTAGGCTCTTTTTCGGGCAAACCGTCGATTTTACCATACTTTTATGACAAAGCTCTTTATATATATATTTTTTGTTTTAGGAACAGTACCCGCTCTGGCTCAAAATACTTTATCCGGTAAAGTTGTGGACCAGGCTACTCAGGAGCCTTTAATTGGCGCTACCGTTTACCTGCCAGACCTTAGAAAAGGCGCTGCTACTAATGAGGTGGGTAGTTTTCAAATCAGGAATTTACCGCGTGGTCGGTTTTTGGTGCAAATCAGTTATGTAGGATACGTAAGTGCCGCGCGTACTATTACCCTTAATGGCGCCACCACACTTGATTTTCCGCTGGCTGCTTCCGCTACCGAAATAAATACCGTTGTTATTACAGGCGTATCAGCTTCCACGGAAATGCGTCGTAATCCAGTACCTACATCCGTTATAGAGGCAGCTCAACTTCGGCAGCGCTCCACCAGTAATATTATTGATGCTATTGCGCATGCCCCCGGCATTTCTCAAATTTCTACGGGAGCAGCTATTTCCAAACCGGTAATCCGGGGACTAAGCGCCAACCGCGTTGTAACGCTTAACAATGGCATGCGGCAAGAAGGGCAACAATGGGGCGATGAACACGGCATTGAAATCGACGAAGCATCCGTGGACCGGGCCGAGATTGTAAAAGGGCCGGGCAGCATTATGTACGGCTCCGATGCCATGGCTGGGGTGATTAACTTTCTGGCTGCCGATCCTGTAGAAGATGGCCGTATAGTAGGCAGTGTAAGTGCTGGTTATCAGACTAACAATCGATTGCAGGCTTATTCTTTATTTAACGCGGGTAATATAAATGGCTTTAACTGGCAGGCTCGTTTAAGTAGCAAGCAGGCCGGAAATTACCGCAACCGTTACGATGGACCCGTATATAACTCCGGCTTTAACGAATTAAATGCTAGCGGTTACATTGGCTTGAATAAAAGCTGGGGATTTTCACACTTAAACTTCAGTACATTTAATCAAGAAGTTGGTTTGGTAGAAGGGGAACGCGATGCCAATGGTAATTTCCTAAAATTAGTGCCTGCGTCTGATACCAGTTTTACAGAACAGGCTGTTACACCAGCCGACCTTAAAGGATACCACTTAGATATTCCAAAACAAAGCATTAACCATCGTCGGGTTGCTTCACAAAATAATTTTATTATTGGTGCTTCGCGACTAAACGTGAACGTAGACTGGCAGCAAAATTTACGCAAAGAATACGGCAACATTTTAAACGAGAGCGAAAAGTCTTTATTCTTCGATTTGCAAACTATTAGCTACGATGCCAAATATTTCCTACCCGAGATGCACGGCTGGGAAACCACTTTTGGTGTAAGCGGCATGCAGCAGCGAAACAAAAATAAAGGAGTTGAATTTTTAATTCCAGAATACCAGATGCGCGATGCCGGAGTATTTGGTTTTACCCGGAAAACAATTGGTGCTTTAAATGTAAGCGGCGGCTTGCGCCTGGACGAACGTTGGCTTACTGCCGATGCGCTTTATTTAAACGAACAAGACGTACCTGTATCTAACCCCTCTGATGCCACTACCACAAAATTTGCTGGCTTTAAAACCCGTTTCTCTAATATATCCGGTAGCATAGGTAGTACTTATGCCTTCTCCGAAAAAGTATCTGCTAAAGTAAATACTGCCCGGGGTTTTCGGGCTCCCAACATTTCAGAATTAGCGGCTAACGGTATTCACGAAGGTACTATCCGCTACGAAGTAGGCAATCCTGACTTAAATCCGGAAACCAGCTTTCAGGTAGATGTTGGCCTTAACGTAAACACCGAACATATAACATTGGACATAAGCGGCTTTCATAATTCTGTGCAACAATACATTTTTGCTCAAAAGCTGGAAAGCAAGTTAGGCGGCGACTCGCTCAGTGGCGACCCTAACGATTTGGCCTCTACTTTTAAATATGTACAAGGTAATGCCCAGCTAGTAGGTGGCGAGATAAGCCTGGATATACATCCGCATCCACTCGATTGGCTACATTTTGAAAATTCTTTCTCGCTGGTACGCGCCCATCAGGCGAACCAACCTGATTCTACCCGTAATCTACCTTTTATCCCTGCTCCCCGTTTGCAGTCTGAAATACGTGTTAACTTTAAGAAAGCCGGTCAACTGTTTCGTAATGTATATGCCCGCCTGGAGTTAGAACATAATTTCCGGCAGAACCGTTTTTACAGCGCCTTTGGCACTGAAACCGCAACTTCTGCTTATTCGCTGGTAAATGGTGGCTTAGGTACTGATATTACCAATGGTAAGCGTAAATTAGCTACCTTTTATATTACAGCCAGCAATCTGTTTGACGTAGCCTACCAAAACCATTTAAGTCGGTTAAAATACGCTGCTCTGAACGAGGCTACCGGCCGACGGGGAGTGTATAATATGGGGCGTAACTTTGGGGTCCGTTTAGTAATTCCCGTTACTTTTACCAGTCACCGTTAGTATTTGCACTCCGTCTATAATTTTGACGGAATTATAGATGGGGTAAATCTTCTTAATAGAACTTACAGTTTCTCTACAAGGTCATAAAATAAAAAAGCAGCCCAAGAGGCTGCTCCTTTATAGTATACTTATTGGTTGTTGTTACAATTTAAGTAGTCCTTTAAAGATACAAAATATTCTTTAAATTCCCGAAAATTTCAGCCTTAAAAACCACATTGCAGCGGCCAAAATTTTAAAAAATCAAAATAATAGAAGTTGTTTTAAGGTTCTTTTTAATCTTTCTTTAATGATATAGCTAAAAATATTTAGCATCATTTTCCTTATTTTATTTAAAACAATCTCTTTCGATTATCTTGATGTACAAATATAAAGCAATTTAATCTTCTTGAATTTAGATTTTCGGTGAGTACCAGCTTTCGCCAGTTTAATAAACATCTCCACACGCCGAATGATTATTTATATATATTTATTCTCTAATAAAAAATCAGCCGCCAGCTGTCTTTATTTTTCCGAACGTATGAAACGTAAATTCATTATTTTTACGTATGATTTTATATAATGTAACCATAAACATAGATAACACTGTTGCTGAGGATTGGCTAACGTGGATGAAGGAAGTGCATATACCCGAGGTAATGGCTACCACTTATTTTATCAAGTATCAAATTTGTAAAATGCTCACGGAGTACGAAGATAATGGCGGCACTACTTACGCCGTACAATACTTTGCCCGCCACTTGGCCGATTTAGAAGAATTTCAACGTGATTTTGAAACAGAGTTGCAAGAGAAACACCACGCCCGCTACCTGAATAAATATGTTACGTTTCATTCTATTCTGGAAATAATGGATTGTT
This region includes:
- the pgi gene encoding glucose-6-phosphate isomerase, producing MLQNINPVTTNAWRKLEQHYTIMKDNHMIDMFAVDPSRFSKFSLQFEEILFDFSKNIINDQTLETLLELANEAQLKDAIEQMFSGDKINLRENRAVLHIALRNRSNEPIYEDGEDVMPEINHVLEQIKIFSDKVISGQWLGYTGKPITHIVNIGIGGSDLGPYMVTEALKPYQKPHLQVHFVSNIDGTHIVETLKQVDSETTLFMIASKTFTTQETMTNAETAKSWFLEHAPSAAEVAKHFVAISTNLKAVKEFGIAEENMFVFWDWVGGRYSLWSSIGLSIACAIGYENYIQLLEGAHTMDKHFRMTHFEKNIPVLLALISIWYINFFGAQTEAILPYDQYMHRFPAYFQQGNMESNGKSVDRNGDRVTYQTGPVIWGEPGTNGQHAFYQLIHQGTQIIPCDFLAPAISHNPTGDHHVKLLSNFFAQTEALMNGKTLQEVIEELKNEGLNEDEIKELAPVKVFSGNKPTNSILFKILDPRTLGSLIAMYEHKIFVQGVIWNIFSFDQWGVELGKQLAKKVLPELQNTEEVTSHDSSTNGLINAYKNMCNQFFES
- a CDS encoding YraN family protein encodes the protein MAEHNRTGETGEKMAATYLIEQGFTILAQNYRYRRAEIDIIAQKATLLLFVEVKTRTSNHHGFPEEAITQKKIDLFLLAAEEFIHQLNWQYEIRFDIIAISGCPPAPFQIHHIEDAFH
- a CDS encoding toxin-antitoxin system YwqK family antitoxin, with the protein product MRRFKLCLGLVGLFLIIETTSCSKRNYNVDAETAPLAAPKTGLFKRKIMEPVTTAAIDTTSPSLATTPVPDTVQLGTKKRKKHKRKKNEFLGYPVRRGYVKSGKGNRATVEKFSYLKEYIEPSVYAPAKYYYDTKRHRIFKARTIDPKRARIVHGPYKKMVGGKVVAEGYFYIGTRHLRWESYNKDGILLSKSHFEKGFPRDAVINYYDAGQKKMKEVIPYVNNKVEGDYVMFHQNGLLAWEGQYEKGKKVGIWIEFYDFRNRKHFEYQYPESADDEPFEAYVIKEYDRHGTVIYEKGKFDKRPKM
- a CDS encoding TonB-dependent receptor — translated: MTKLFIYIFFVLGTVPALAQNTLSGKVVDQATQEPLIGATVYLPDLRKGAATNEVGSFQIRNLPRGRFLVQISYVGYVSAARTITLNGATTLDFPLAASATEINTVVITGVSASTEMRRNPVPTSVIEAAQLRQRSTSNIIDAIAHAPGISQISTGAAISKPVIRGLSANRVVTLNNGMRQEGQQWGDEHGIEIDEASVDRAEIVKGPGSIMYGSDAMAGVINFLAADPVEDGRIVGSVSAGYQTNNRLQAYSLFNAGNINGFNWQARLSSKQAGNYRNRYDGPVYNSGFNELNASGYIGLNKSWGFSHLNFSTFNQEVGLVEGERDANGNFLKLVPASDTSFTEQAVTPADLKGYHLDIPKQSINHRRVASQNNFIIGASRLNVNVDWQQNLRKEYGNILNESEKSLFFDLQTISYDAKYFLPEMHGWETTFGVSGMQQRNKNKGVEFLIPEYQMRDAGVFGFTRKTIGALNVSGGLRLDERWLTADALYLNEQDVPVSNPSDATTTKFAGFKTRFSNISGSIGSTYAFSEKVSAKVNTARGFRAPNISELAANGIHEGTIRYEVGNPDLNPETSFQVDVGLNVNTEHITLDISGFHNSVQQYIFAQKLESKLGGDSLSGDPNDLASTFKYVQGNAQLVGGEISLDIHPHPLDWLHFENSFSLVRAHQANQPDSTRNLPFIPAPRLQSEIRVNFKKAGQLFRNVYARLELEHNFRQNRFYSAFGTETATSAYSLVNGGLGTDITNGKRKLATFYITASNLFDVAYQNHLSRLKYAALNEATGRRGVYNMGRNFGVRLVIPVTFTSHR
- a CDS encoding DUF4286 family protein, whose product is MILYNVTINIDNTVAEDWLTWMKEVHIPEVMATTYFIKYQICKMLTEYEDNGGTTYAVQYFARHLADLEEFQRDFETELQEKHHARYLNKYVTFHSILEIMDC